The following proteins come from a genomic window of Trifolium pratense cultivar HEN17-A07 linkage group LG4, ARS_RC_1.1, whole genome shotgun sequence:
- the LOC123923333 gene encoding RING-H2 finger protein ATL54-like, which produces MARIQRKLFPTETTTNQTLDCYGFCDPSCPSNCYTNGNYYFSPPPLEHTTQVSSYFIILISLFSLIFIIIGFYVIKVKCYNEMCGWRINNSIRSQPENSEEFLNENQGDRNHDHPVWLIATVGLQQSIINSITVCKYRKNEGLIEGTECSICLNEFHEDETLRLLPKCSHAFHISCIDTWLRSHTNCPLCRAGIVSNNINPEVTESNFGQENNNLGRNQDTQMDNNPRNDQQGVVSNNIVINVAFENRVGTIEESSDESNYNKEQIMNDEMKIEEGSVSTDPRSHLWKVITQKNSKTMRRCSIEELLHIRPVAMKKSFTLHGRKSFKTRYVTMN; this is translated from the coding sequence atggcTAGAATCCAAAGAAAGCTTTTTCCAACAGAAACTACTACAAACCAAACATTAGATTGTTATGGCTTTTGTGACCCTTCATGTCCTTCAAATTGTTACACTAATGGAAATTACTATTTCTCACCCCCACCACTAGAACACACCACACAAGTTTCCTCTTACTTCATCATCCTCATTTCATTATTCTCATTGATTTTTATCATCATTGGTTTTTATGTGATCAAAGTGAAATGCTATAATGAAATGTGTGGTTGGAGAATTAATAACTCTATTCGCTCACAACCTGAAAACTCCGAAGAATTTCTCAATGAAAATCAGGGCGATCGCAATCACGATCACCCTGTGTGGCTCATTGCTACAGTTGGTTTGCAACAATCGATTATAAATTCGATTACGGTTTGCAAGTATCGAAAAAATGAAGGGTTAATTGAAGGAACAGAATGTTCTATTTGTTTGAATGAGTTTCATGAAGATGAAACTTTAAGACTATTACCAAAGTGTAGTCATGCTTTTCACATATCTTGTATTGATACTTGGTTAAGATCTCATACTAATTGTCCTCTTTGTCGAGCCGGTATTGTTTCGAACAATATTAATCCCGAAGTAACCGAATCGAATTTCGGACAAGAAAATAACAACTTGGGAAGAAATCAAGATACTCAAATGGATAATAATCCAAGGAATGATCAACAAGGTGTGGTAAGTAACAATATTGTTATCAATGTGGCATTTGAAAATAGGGTTGGAACAATAGAGGAATCAAGTGATGAATCAAATTACAACAAGGAGCAAATTATGAATGATGAGATGAAAATTGAGGAGGGTTCTGTTTCAACTGATCCTAGAAGCCATCTTTGGAAGGTTATTActcaaaaaaatagtaaaacaaTGCGTAGGTGTTCAATTGAAGAGCTTTTGCATATAAGGCCAGTAGCTATGAAAAAGTCTTTCACTCTACATGGAAGGAagagttttaaaacaagatatgtgACTATGAATTAA